Below is a genomic region from Bos javanicus breed banteng chromosome 13, ARS-OSU_banteng_1.0, whole genome shotgun sequence.
TGCCTTTATCTCCTACTCCCTGGCATTTATTAAGTAGTATATCAACTCCCGGTTGTAGTCACCCCCTCAAGTCACATTTCTTTGTGAACCTCTTCACGTGGTTGTTATTGTTCTGTCGCTCGGTcacgtccatctctttgcgaccccatggactgcaacatgccaggcttccctgtccttcaccatctcccggagtttgctcaaactcaatgtccattTAGTCGAAGATGCCATCTAactagctcatcctctgtcacccccttctcctccggccacaatctttcacagcatcagggccttttccagtaagtcagctcttcccatcaagtggccaaagtattggagcttcagcatcagtccttccaatgaatattcagggttgatctcctttaggattgactggtttgttctccttgctgtccaagggactctcaagagtcttctccagcaccacagtttgaaagcatcaattcttcagcactcagccttgtttacggtccaactctcacatgtgtacatCATTCCTGGAAagctatttaaatgttttttttctcatGGTTATCTGCTTTTGTCAATTTAATTGGCAGATTCCCAATAACTGAACCTAAGAGGGTGGAGGAAGTATTTTCCTCACCAACAGTTCCAAGAGCTGACATGTTAGTAATGCTCACTTAATCCTTCATCCCCTTGTCTTTCTGTCCTCTCAGTGATCTGACTTGGCAGAACTCCAGTTTCATATGAGACTGATGATCCTTCTCCCCCATCACCCTCTCCAAGGGTCTCAGTGCTGCACTGCCCAGTGATCCTGCtacttttattaatttgtatCTTCTGATAAGGATTTCAGATCTCTTCTCTACGAACTTCTCACCATGCTTCTCCCCTCTCACTTGTACCAGACAATCTGAGGTCCCACAACAAACTTCTTGAAAGGTTCACCCGTATCCCTAGCAGTTCTAGactgtcttccctttctttcctcaaaACTACTCCCAAGTCACTGATGACTACCACATCGCTGAATCAAAGCCACACCTTTCCTGCCCTTGTCTATCTGAATTCCTCCTACCTCTTGGCGTTCACTCTGACCTTTTGGAGACACTCCCTCCTTTTGGCTAGGCTTTCAGTATTCATTCCTTTTATCCTGAAGGCACGGACAGGTCATTGTGATCAAAGACACAGTTCTTATTAAATATCTCACAGTAAACATACAGGCGTTGCCCCCTCGCCCAGGACTGCACCTGGGGCCGTGTGTTGAGAGCAGGTCAGTTGTTCCACAACAGCAGATGCAGAACGGAAGAAAACCTTGTCCCTGCTGCTGAGAAGGGCCTTCTCCTCTCCTGGGAAGGATGTCCTCCTTACTCTGGCCTTTGGTACGTAAGTAAAGGATCACCCACCCCAAAAAGGGTCCTTCTGCCCAGTGTTTCTCCGCCAATGGAATGAGTTGTGTTGAGAAGCAAAGGAACTGAGAAGTGGGAGCACCCACTGTGCAGTCCACACTCTCCAACAGGCCATGGGCGGGGCTGCTCTGTAGGGCTTTCATCAGCGGGGGAGTGGGTGGAGTTGGTGGGGTTCTGGGGAGCAGAGACAGGCGCAGCTGCTCCCAGTAATGGGGCTCACAAGGCTCATTGCCATCTTGCATTAAGGTGGGTGCAGCGTCTCCGCACACGGCACCCCCAGCCCAAGCAAGAACATCGGCCAAGCTGGTTCATACCAGGAACTGGGGTTTGAAGAGCCGGGAGCAAGGCCTCTGCAGGAAACACCCAGCAAGCAAGAGAAACCAGACTACGCACAAGGGAAAGGAGGTTAGTATTTTTATTCCtaatattgtttgtttgtttgtttaacctgGTAACTGTTTATGGGCTTTGCTGATAACAAAATCTCTCCAGGAGCCTGACCTGGAGTCTCCAAGGTTCTGGGCCTCATCCCTTTTTGAAATATAGATTTTTAGGGAGATGGAGCACCTTTGGGGGACCTACTCTGGGTTGTAGGTCTCTCCTGCTCCTTGGGGAGATGAGACTATGAATTCTTTCAGATCAGAGCTATTAATTAGATGAACGGTTGCAGATGTCTGCGCTGAAGAGTCTCAGAAGATCTGGGCTTTTTACAAAACCACTGAGAAATCCCAGGGAAGTTTATTTCCCCACAATTTCCCTCCTTGTTCCTAGAAGAGTTTTAGGCTGCAATTCAGCCACTGTAACCAGTCCAAGGAAACTTGAAGTTGATGGGCACCAAATCCTTTTGGCTTGTCTTGGGCAACATTTAATCAGCAAGACCCTTACTAAGCAAAAGAAATTGGTCTCAGCCAAAGTCCCCCAAGTCTTAGATTCAGGAATCTAAGCCAAGTCCCCCAAAATTTTAGGGACTATTTTGGGAAGCAAGGTGGCTTCCTCCTTGTGTTTCCGTATTAACCTTTTCTACCTGATCCAGGGCATTGTAGGGAAGCAAAATTTGTCACTCCAAAATGTGTCTCTCTGGCAAGAGAATGATTTTAGgcagaatatttttaagaaacaaaagactcaAAGCCTTTCTTTTGACCGCCTCCTTAAATGTTGAATAGTTTAGATAAAGGGGCTGGCCCAGGAAGACAGCTACTATGAGAGATACTGAGAAAAAATGTGGGCCAGGTGTGGTCAGGGGAACTGCAAATATTTACAGAGAGTTCCAAACacttgcttttccatctccatgtgaaTCACCTTCCTCCACATTCTAGTCCCAAACCAGTACCCACAGCATCCTCCTCTGTCTCTAGCTGAAGATGGCATTTAAGGTGAGGGTTTCAACCATTCTGGTGAGTTACTCCCATTTTCTGGTTCTCACCCATGTATACAGAAGTATACATGTTGTTaaccttttgtttgcttttctcctgttaatctgtctcatgttaAGTCGCTTCTTAACCAGCCAGATGAACCTAGAAGGATAGTTTTTGTCCTCCCCCACAGGACACACCTGAGTACAGGGAGCTATGCTCATTTACAACTGGCAGAGACTTTGCCTCGTCTGCAAGGAAGAGATCTCTGGTAAACTGTTACGTATACAGCAGCACCAGCCAGTGAGCTGACGCTCACTTGAAGGCCTTAGACATAAGTAGCACCATCCTGTTACCAAGTCCTGTTGCTTCCTACAGGATGGGCCGATAAATCAAGAGATGAATTACTGGGGCAAGGAATAGCAACTTTGTTTGGAAAGCTGGTAGATCAAGTTAATGGTGGACTCATGTCCCATAAGAACCATCTttcctgagttagaattcaggcttggTTTAcactaaaaagagaaagagtaaaGTCAAACCTTTCCTGGTTCCCATCAGCCTCTGAAGGGAATGTGTTAATCCCCTTCCTGCAGTCATTGACAGGTGGGCTTGGTCAGGTTGTTTCCTGGGAGGTAAATACAGGTGTTTAAGCTTAATCCTTATTATGCGGGAGGCAAGGCTCCCAGCGAAGAGCAACTATGTATCATATAAGCATAAaggcaacatccctttagtgCTGAACTTGTAATAGAATACAAAAGGGTCTTCCCTGTTACAGTTGTTCACTTCAGCAGAAGTCAGGGACAGATTTCATACTGCCTTTTGTGAAAGAAAAACCATGGAGTCTTAACGTTCCctaatttgaacaaactccatgagatagtgaaggataggaaagcctggcgtgctgcagtccattgggtcacagagttgaacatgacttagccactcaACAACAATAATGCTCCCTAAAGAGCTCTCTGAAACAGAGCCAGGAGGCCATTAACGAGTGTGACACAGGCATGTCTCAGCCTGGATGGAATCTGACCTTCCGATCATTTATTGTCCTAATGAAGTCCTCCAGAATATCTGCCAAAAACTCAAGCTACTTCTTGGACCATCCCTCCCCTAAATAACTTGTGATTCCGTAAGGACAAATATTTCCTGGCTTGTATCAGAGTCACTCACAGTTCTCATCAGGCAATTTTTGACAACCTGTGGCCTTTTGTCTTCATAAACCCCTGACTCCTTTTTGGAACACTCAGTTTAACCTGAATCTCTGTTTCCCGAATtgcaatttttttcccttccagttttattgagatgtaattaacATGCAGCagtgtataagtttaaggtgtagagcataatgatttgacttacaagATGACTACCACAATGTATTTTACTATAATAATAAACATAACTATATTCCTGCTGCCTGGATATAGTGAAACATAACTAGAACCACACTGCTAGAATACAGTAGAATTTTTAAGGTTCTCCAGAGGGGGAATAAAGACAGTAGGGGATTCGCtatttatctatccatctgtcAGGAGACCTGAAATCTGTAGAGTGAGCCAGCAGACTGGAGATTCAGGGAAGAGTTGATGTTGCAGTCTTGAATCTGAATCCCCAGAACAATAGTCTGGAAACTCAGCCAGGGTTTCTATGCTTCAGACTTGAACTCCTTCCACTTTtcggttgctgttcagtcactaagttgtgttccactctttgcgaccccatggactgcagtctgcagggctcctctgtcctccactgtcttttGGAGTtagctccaattcatgtccactgagtcggtgacgccatccaagcatcttgtcctgtgctgcccctttctcctcccgccttcagtccttcccagcattagggtcttttccgagcaatcgctctttgcatcaggtggcccaaatattggagcttcagtttcagtatcagtccttccaatgaatattcagggttgatttccttttggattgactggtttgatctccttgcagtccaaaggactctcaagagtcttctctagcacaatTTGAAACCATCCTTCCACTTTGAGGAACCTCAATATTTGGGCTTGCAGTCTTCAGCTGACTGGATGAGGCCCATGGACATTATGGGGGGAAATCAGTTTTATTCAAAGTTACTGCTTTAAATACTAATCACACCTAAAATATACCTTCACAAAAACATCTAAACTGACTTTgcaaaaaatgaatgcatttcttggtaaactagaaaaaagaaaaatatgtggcTTAGGTTTCCTaaggacaaaaataattttttaaaaaaacgtatATTATTGGAGCATAGCCAATGAACAATGTGgtgagtttcaggtgcacagcagagtgactcagccacacatatacatgcattcattctcccccaaattcaggGAAGGGTTCTTAAAGGCATCGTTAGGGGTGAGGGTGTGAGATGCCTGATAGCTGGTGTACATCCTTCtggattggttggtggtgagctAAGTGGGTGGTTTTAGGAGTCAGTATCATCAACCACCAGGTttcaactggtctggggtctacataGGTATAGTCAGCATGcggttaacttcttccacctggtgggggtttcagtatctgcagaactccaggatatggctcagaatgttatctacagcccttgaggaggaGCTGACTTTGATGTTTTAACTATTGTTATTTTGTCTTGGAccgttttcatttatttcagcattttctcacttctctgattatgtTTGCTCTTTGGGACTTGGGCAAAGCCTCAGAGGctaaagcttttctacaaacaagaggcaggtgCCATGGGGAGGTCTTCACAGTGTTCTGCTCCATGtccattagtttttctttttagtgtgtcctcctttattttaaatagattcaAGAGGTGGGGGGAATGTTCCTAGTTAGGAGGTTTTCATTCGTTACCCACCTAGTCTGAAAAGTCTAGAAAAATCTATCTTCTTAAAATACTCTGTGTATCATATTCCCCCACCTCAGCTATTGAGTGAGTATCATGTCCTTCAGAAGCTGCACACCAAACCAACCACGTCCAGAGTCTAGTCTCTGTGCTGGATGCTAGAAATTCGAAAACCAACAAAATGTGGCTTCTTCTCTCTCGTGGGTTGTTACTGGTTGTCATTGGGCCCCTCAATGCTCATGACCCACTGGACTGAATAAAGGTACTTCAGGAAACTGCAAATTTAATGGAAGGAAGTCATAGGAATGACCCCTTAGAATCTGAGATACTTATTAGGAGTTGGAGAGATTTGTTCTAAAGAGATATAAAGCCTTGTTCCAGcaggaaacaatttttaaaaaatttcactgaAGTATATTTGactcacagtgttgtgttagtttcaggtgtccagcaaagtgactccgttctatatacatacatatctccattcttttcagattcttttcccatagaggtTATTATATAAAACTGAGTAGAGCTCTCTGTGATATACAATAGGTCCtcgttggttatctgttttatgtgttgttgttgtcgttcagggGGTCAGTCTTCTCCaagtcttcgtgaccccatggactgcagcacaccaggcttccctgtccttcaccatctcccagagcttgctcaaacccatgtccattgagttgatgatgccatccaaccatctagtcctctgtcatccccttctcctcctgccttcagtctttcccagcatcagggtcttttctattaagttggctctttgcattaggtggccaaaatattggaggttcagcttcagcatcagtccttccagtgaatattcaggattgatttcctttaggattcactggttagatctccttgcagtccaagggactctcaagagtcttcaccagcaccacggctcaaaagcatcagttctctggtgctcagccttctttatggtccaactctcacatccatacatgactactggaaaatcagttcagttcagtcattcagtcttgtctgactctttgtgaccctatggactgcagcaagccaggtttccctgtccatcactaactcctggagcttgctcaaaccaatgtccatcaagttggtgatgtcatccaaccatctcattctgaagtccccttctcctcctcccttcaatccttcccagcatcagggtcttttctaatgagtcagttcttcacatcaggtggccaaagtattggagcttcagcttcagcatcagtcctttcaggactgattttcagtcctaaatattcaggactgatttcctttaagattgactagtttgatctccttgcagtccaagggactcgcaagagtcttctcttttgaacaccacagttcaaaagcatcaactcttcagctctcagctcttctttatggtccaactctcacatccatacatgactactgcaaaaaccatgcCTTTGACTAAACAGGACTGCTTTGGTATTAACTACCAACactgtttcattttgttgtttctttaattttttattttttatcagggtatagccgattaacaatgttgtgatagtttcaggtgaacagtaaagAGACTCAGCTATAGATataatacatgtatccattctcccccttggagaagactcttgagaatctcttggacagtcaggagatcaaaccagtcaatcctaaaggaaatcaccccttaatattcattggaaggactgacgatgaagctccaatactctggccacctgatgtgaagagctaactcattggaaaagaccctgatgctgggaaagaatgaaagcaggaggagaaggggatgacagaaaatgagatggttgcatggcatcactgactcaatggacatgagtttaagcaagctccaggagatggtcaaggatagggaagcctggcatgctgcagtccatggcgtcacacagagttggacatgaatgagcaactgaacaacaattctcccccaaacccctctcctatccaggctgccacataacattgagcagacttccctgtgctatacagtaggtccttgttgggaTAGCTAGTGAGTTTGAGacagtcatgtacacactgctgtatttaaaatgttttgctttttttagttTTGGTAATGTAGTAATGAGAGTGAACGAAAAATCAAAAAGGAGAAACCAAGATACATGAAGGCTGGAATCTTGAAGAAGTGCTTTACAGAGGGAACAAATCCAGGGTAGAAGGGACATGAGAAAGCCAGTAAGGTGAGAACGGGCAAAATGTCTTGCTGTAACTGCACTTCCTAAGCACAGAGTCAAATGAGACTTGGCCTTCTGATGGTTGTTTGGGGAGGCTGTTTCTTTATCCacagaactgtttttaaaaaggtaatacgCCTCCACTATCTTTGGACCAGCAGAAGAAAATGTCTTGGGCTCAGTCACGGCCAAAGCCCAAACCTCAAAACATAAGCAGGCGTATTCCCCCATGCCAGAGGGCAAGATGCACTTTACTTAGCTGTATCTTTCTGATGTTCTTCTTGTTTATGTAAGATCAGGAATTCCCTTGTGGATTCATTCAGGAACTTTATCATGGTATGAATCTTCAGGTGTTCAAATGTCTACGGAGGTGGACAGTCAGTACTGAAGATTGTGTGCATCTATTAATAACAGAATGCAATTGCTTTGTATAATGGTTACAGGTGAGCATGGTGACTGTGGAGGTCATGTGATAAAACTACACAGAGGACCCCACACACCTGTGCTCATCTATGtacctgtgaaatgggagtaAGGGCCCTGAGAGTAGCAATGTCATAACAGTGTCAGTTTCTTCTTGTGACTGTACTCTAGTTGTAAGACATTAACTTTGGGGCAAGATGGAGAAAAGGTGCATGGGACTTCCCGGCTGTCTTTGCAAATTTCTGATAAGCCATAACTAggaatttcaaaacagaaaattagaacAATGTCATCTGTGCAATAATCATTTAGCAAGatgtttccagaaaaacatgacACCTGGGACCCTTGCTACAGgcagtgagtgaatgagtgatagtcgctcagtagtgtccaaatctgagaccccatggactgtagcctgccaggctcctctgtccatggaattctccaggcaagaatactgaagtgggttgccatttccttctccaggggatctgaacATGTTCGTTACAGCTCTCTGCTCTATCATGGGAGGCAGTCTGAAACAGAAGGCTGGAGCAGTTAACCCCACAAGGACAGCAATGATGTTCTGTAGGGGAAGCCTGAGAGGCTATGGTGTGGAGGCCGACCAAGCGTGGGAATCTAAAATCGGCAGGAAAGGGTGGGGGTCTCTCTGCAGGGCCCACCACTTACCAGTCGGCCTTCCAAGCAGTCGACGGCGGCCCCCGGGCCAGCAGGTACCGCACGCAGTCCGGGTGTCCCATGGAGGCAGCCTCGTGCAGAGAGAGCCCGCTTGTAGTCCTGGTGGACGGCTTCGATGTCCAGGTCCCAGATAGGCCAAGATGTCCCAGCGGCTGTGGCGTGTAGCCTGTGCAGGAGGGTATCTCCGGCAGGCCCTGTGCAGCCCGCGCGCCCAGGCGCGTGCAGCTCCTCTCATCCAGCACCAACCAGCACAGCCGCCGCGGAACCCGGAGCGCGGTCGTGGCCACGGGCTCGGGTCCTGCGGGAACGCTTGGCGACCCTCCCCCGGGCCCGCCCCGCAATCCTCCTCCACCCTGCCTGTCAGGACCCTTCCCCAGACGCCCCGACCTTCCCCCATACTCTCAGGTTCCGAGCTGACCACGCATTATACTTGAGGGCCTTTGTACTCTGTGTTTGCAGATTCCCTTTTCATCCTCGTGAGCCTCTCCGTGTGATGGAACCCGACTTCCACCACTCCACTGCCATGCGTTTCTTTTGTGTTCCTGGATCCTGCTCACCTTGTGAGGCTGATCTCTTCATAAAGCCTTTTTCATCATTGCTAACTGGTCACTTGTCTTTACTCCCATAGCATTTCATAAGTGCGTTTGTGTAGCACCTGTCATGCCTTAGGTATAGTAACTTGTGTGTGTTTTGAGAGCTACCTTGTGGACAGGtgaaatcattcatttttaaatctgcAGTGTCTCAAGTAgcatgtgaccccagagatgccAAGAGAGGAAGCCCTCGAGATGTTTTTTATGAATCTGGGGCATCATAGGTACTTACATTTGGTTGTGGGATGAACTGACAGTAGAAAAAGCCTTTCAAATCTTTAGAAATACAGTCTAGTCCGTACATCATgatcattttcttgtttttcctttctttctccattcctgAAACACACATAGGGAAAAAAGCTCTCTCCATCCTTGCTTGCTGTAGTAAGTGGTTGCTGTTCCACGAGAGGAGCAGGTATTTGTAGGCATCAGAGACCCTAACTGGGGACCTCTGAGAGTAGGCCTTTGGGTTTGTAGGGAAAGAGGGACTTGGCTCTACATTGAGAGCAAGTCCTTGGAGGAGCTAGCACGTTTGCTTCTCATACAGCTCAAACTGCCAatgaattcaaaaatatttagagCTTTTTCCATTTTGAGTGTATAGTACCTAGTGATGTCATGTTTACACTTTCCtgatgggcatccctggtggctcagacagtcgagaatctgcctgtaatgcaggagacgcaggttcgatccctgggtcaggaggatcccctggaagagggcgtggctacacactccagtatttttgcttgaagaattccatggacagaagagcctggtgggctccagtccttggggtggcaatgagtcagacacgactgaaggattAACACTTCCGCTCTCCTTACACTTACGTTTTCTAAGTACTGGAAGTTGGAGCTTTGGTTATGATGTTCCACAGTGGTTtctgaaaaagggacagagaatttAAACCTGAGGGTTTTAGAAGCTGCTTTGAATCTTTCTGTTGGATTTGGAAGGGAgaacattatcttttttttttttttttggccacacagtgtgtgggattttagttccctaaccagggatcaaacctgcatcccctgtagtggaagcaagcatggagtcttaaccactgggccaccagggaagtcctgagaataTTACCTTCCATAGAGAGAACTCTGGACTTGAGGAGTCAGAAGGCCTAAGTTGTATCACCTACAACTGTTGTGATTTCAGGCAAGTTTTCGCCATTACCAGCTCCACACGCACAGCTGCAACCCCACCGAGCAGCAACCCGGGGCTGACCGTGGGAGACCCCGAGGTGTACATCGCGAACCAAGCAGTCACCAACACAAGTGAACGCCCTTGCTGGGAGTCAAACATGACCTGACCCTCTTGGCTGGATCTCAGAACCAGGGTCCTGGAGGGTTCAGGGCTCCAGGCCTGCTGCCTCCAGGCCCACTTGCACTCACCCGGCTCCCCTCATGGGCACTGGTTCCTCCTCCCACCCACGCCCAGGGGCACCCATTCCCTGAGCCCCTGGAAGCAGCCACTCGTCACATCACTTCACTCCCCCCAGGCCTTCATCATTTGTGGGCTCTGAGCCTACCACCCACTCCCGGGCACGTTCTGATGGGAAATCTTCCTTCTGGGGTAGACGGCTGGCTGGGAGACAGAGCTTTGCCCTCTCTGTGGGCTCCAACattttcccccaccccctgcattggtTTTGGAGTTGTTTCCATGGTAACAGAGCTTGATGGACACTATTCAGTTTACCTATTTACATAGTTAGAAATAAAACacttctagtttaaaaaaatgcttcgcaaatattttgtaaatatagttGAGATATACCTTGTTCCTGGCTTCTATATTGGCGTCGCAGGAAAGCAGCTTTGCTGCGAGTGATATATTCTGACAAAAGACAGCATAGTGGAGAGCGGTGTTCCCACAGACGTCCATGACATTTGGGTCGGCACCATGCTCCAGCAGAAGAGTCGCACACTCCTCTTCTTGGCATTCTACGGCCTGTCAGTGTTGTGCCAAGAAACAGAGTGTAAATTCTAGGAATTCAAAGTAAACAGGCCACAGGCTTCACCGGTTTGCTATATCTAAATGAGATGAATTCACTTTGAGTCTCAGTAGTTAGATCACATCCACCTCGTGTGGACACGGTTCGCTGCCCCATACCTTCATCAGCGCGGTCCTGTTTTCATTGTCACAGAGGTTAAGCTGGCATTTTCTCTCCAGGAGCAGAGTGACCACCGCTGAATGGCCATTGGCACATGCCAAGTGGAACGCAGTCCTATGAAAGCAAGAGGAGTTTTCAGTAAATTGTAGTGTTACTGTTTCAAAATAAACAATTGTTCCTGTGATTGAAGACATTCAATAGCATGATATTCCTATTGctctaaaacaaatattttgtttccttctggAGAAAGAACATTATATATTAGCATTAGCTCTGCTTAACACAGTAATGAAAGAACAATTTACTTGAATAGAATGACCATGACCTTGAGATTCAGCTCAACTTGGATTTGAATTTGACTTTCGCTCTGTCAGCTGTcgctcagcctctctgtgcctcaatttcctcatcaacAAAATGGAGAGAAGTAGTTCTCTCACAGGACAGCACTGCGATGCTTAAATGAGATCCATGCAAAGAGTTTAGAACTGTTCCTGGCACAGGTTAACAGCTCAGTAACTGTTAGGTAATATAATCATACttattactattactactatTTTACAAGGACAACATCTCAATGAAGTCAAAGGATATCACACCTCCTTTGCAGATACATTTTGAGGATTAGAGACAACACTGTACTTCAATGAttctaatacatttattttctcacattttaacatctctgacaTTGGAATGAAATTTATAATTCACAATGTCTGTACAACTGTAATTTgtagcatttttgtttgttcatttctcatttttcctgTTGATCTAATTACCATAAGGTCTTTTTGTCTAAGGttgcttctttttaattaaagtatagatgatgcatattacatattattatatattacagatacacaacatagtgattcacaatttttataggtcatactccatttaaagttattatacgatatttgctatattccccatgttgtacaatacatcctggTAGCtggcaggattttagttcccccaccaggtatcgaaccctgggcccacagcagtgagtcttaaccactggacgaccaaggaagtccctagattCCCTTGACTTCTGAAAAGGCTGAAAGTTGTCAGAAAATATCAATCctcaaaaaaaattctaaaaaaaattgagaaagtgAGAAATCATTTTCATCTGTGCCACATTTCTACTAGTGCCAAAAAGACAAGCCTGTCTGCTCAGCCGACTTGCCCAGAGACAGCTTGGTCTACGGAGAGTTTTAAATCTTGTGtgttgttaaaatgttaaatcaacatccagatttcttttcttttctttgtgccGAAATCCATgaaactccagaattcttactcTTGAAATCATTCTTAGAAAGGTCTTTGGGGTGGGAGGCTCacaaggaaggggatatatgtatacttacaattGATTTAtcatgttatacagcagaaaacaacacaacattgtaaagcaattattctccaattaaaaaaagaattaaggttaagaaacagaaatagaaaaaagagaaggtCTCTGTCAGcagattaaaaatgtataaataggaATCTGAGTTTTATTCTGGTACTTTTCTCACTGTGCATGTTTGAAATGTTTGATCCATACTCTATCTGAAACTTTTTGGTGAGATAAAAATTGagttacttttctcttttaacagGTTATTTCTCCACCATCTACACACAGTTTatcatttctaaaagaaaaggtCATCATTATCAAGTTCTAAAGTTCTACATACATTTGGGTGTTTGGGCATTCTgttccattcatttatccatctttTCAGTTGTCAGTAAATGAACACTTGGTGGGCACTTATAGCACATTTTGTTATCTAGAAGGGCAAATCTTCCTCTACTATACAAGACTTTTAATTTCACCACAATTAAAGACAGCATATGTAACCCAAAATCTTTAAAACCATGAAATATTGATTTGGTTTAAA
It encodes:
- the LOC133258994 gene encoding ankyrin repeat domain-containing protein 26-like isoform X2, giving the protein MKIFGVRSKNGKSPLGSSINPMRDSSHGINLQPGYRIRDKDLRKSHKAAIVGNVAKVQHVLWFGKNGLNDRDKTNRTAFHLACANGHSAVVTLLLERKCQLNLCDNENRTALMKAVECQEEECATLLLEHGADPNVMDVCGNTALHYAVFCQNISLAAKLLSCDANIEARNKKPLWNIITKAPTSST
- the LOC133258994 gene encoding ankyrin repeat domain-containing protein 26-like isoform X3: MKIFGVRSKNGKSPLGSSINPMRDSSHGINLQPGYRIRDKDLRKSHKAAIVGNVAKVQHVLWFGKNGLNDRDKTNRTAFHLACANGHSAVVTLLLERKCQLNLCDNENRTALMKAVECQEEECATLLLEHGADPNVMDVCGNTALHYAVFCQNISLAAKLLSCDANIEARNKEWRKKGKTRK
- the LOC133258994 gene encoding ankyrin repeat domain-containing protein 26-like isoform X1 codes for the protein MKIFGVRSKNGKSPLGSSINPMRDSSHGINLQPGYRIRDKDLRKSHKAAIVGNVAKVQHVLWFGKNGLNDRDKTNRTAFHLACANGHSAVVTLLLERKCQLNLCDNENRTALMKAVECQEEECATLLLEHGADPNVMDVCGNTALHYAVFCQNISLAAKLLSCDANIEARNKVYLNYIYKIFAKHFFKLEVFYF